In Erpetoichthys calabaricus chromosome 4, fErpCal1.3, whole genome shotgun sequence, one genomic interval encodes:
- the amer2 gene encoding APC membrane recruitment protein 2 produces METSRRSSEAASEKASIRLLRGSAEEKQAGAATAADMDLHCECSEPPLTEPPPSGKINKAAFKLFRKRKAGSSVPSIFGMKSKGETKSSGNTGLVRSKTHDGLAEAVLEGSRKEESSSNDHLNITLCAKAVSGPVEAAGGPVSKSLSFFSILKKNGKAESSRGENAEPKASSKQKKGLKGLLNNMRWHKKEKNSKEERGEASDPPLDAPCPVSLTSSLEFIKEEVQQVPESEPELNTNEDVEDAVLIVPGEEPQATSTGDATEKTSDSEGILPDLYKDADEQEGGDVAESEEESQGQVEASKVVGLEVEDLPEVITSQLSEVSLMPNPQCSGSSSPEIVPCSPLPTTTITPPEPSGIDPPAEQCIDRICSMFTDVTSLKSFDSLTGCGDIIADHEEEAGSGNGISNSGASLEKALHLKSKVKFPPKKTQSSGVVTYQGGGEEMATPDEVDEADLQGFWDILPQSKERVNEMKKEGTPEVQRKIRDKEKSEKSVEGAANSSVMKSLGLSKIPISGNSRFSKTHKDGERNKERDMQESVPNSDEGYWDSTTPGPEDESGSSRFVPKDSLPRDSYSGDALFDLYGDPDESLPGVVSDEDVTSTSMSGPKLTPSSESTFRSLKGSTSLPRDSKIPVSVKQIPSHSASQGALAPNVTSTGHHQAAKSDQPRTKIPVARVLVKRTSNKPSASLIAKHAAYHDHFKK; encoded by the coding sequence ATGGAGACTAGCAGGCGCAGCAGCGAGGCTGCCAGTGAGAAAGCCAGCATCAGGCTTCTGCGGGGGTCTGCAGaagaaaaacaagcaggagcAGCAACCGCAGCAGACATGGACTTGCATTGTGAGTGTAGTGAGCCTCCGCTCACGGAGCCTCCGCCTTCAGGAAAGATTAACAAGGCTGCTTTTAAATTGTTCCGAAAGAGGAAAGCAGGCAGCTCTGTCCCCAGTATCTTTGGAATGAAGAGCAAAGGGGAAACCAAAAGCTCCGGCAATACAGGGCTTGTGAGAAGCAAGACCCACGATGGATTAGCTGAGGCCGTCTTGGAGGGCAGCAGAAAAGAGGAATCTTCCAGCAACGATCACCTGAATATTACTTTGTGTGCAAAGGCTGTCAGTGGACCCGTGGAGGCAGCTGGAGGCCCGGTGAGTAAGTCGCTCAGCTTCTTTTCCATTCTAAAAAAGAATGGCAAAGCTGAAAGCAGCAGAGGGGAAAACGCAGAGCCTAAGGCGAGCTCCAAACAAAAGAAAGGACTAAAGGGACTCCTTAACAATATGCGCTGGCACAAAAAGGAGAAAAACTCCAAAGAGGAAAGGGGGGAAGCATCTGATCCTCCTCTTGATGCCCCCTGCCCAGTTTCCTTGACTTCTAGCCTGGAATTTATTAAGGAAGAAGTGCAGCAAGTGCCCGAGTCAGAGCCTGAGCTCAACACAAACGAGGATGTGGAAGACGCAGTATTGATAGTACCCGGTGAGGAGCCACAAGCCACCTCAACAGGGGACGCAACTGAGAAAACATCGGACTCCGAGGGTATTCTTCCAGATCTGTACAAGGATGCAGATGAGCAAGAGGGAGGGGATGTGGCTGAAAGTGAGGAAGAGAGTCAAGGGCAAGTGGAAGCCTCCAAAGTTGTCGGACTAGAAGTTGAGGATCTGCCAGAAGTCATTACCAGCCAACTTTCAGAGGTGAGTTTGATGCCTAACCCACAGTGCAGTGGTAGCAGTTCTCCAGAGATTGTCCCGTGCTCTCCTCTACCTACCACCACTATTACACCTCCTGAACCTTCAGGTATTGATCCCCCAGCTGAGCAATGCATTGATCGCATTTGCTCCATGTTCACCGATGTTACCTCTCTGAAGAGCTTTGACTCCTTGACTGGCTGTGGAGATATTATAGCAGATCATGAAGAGGAGGCAGGAAGTGGGAATGGCATTAGCAACAGTGGGGCCTCCCTAGAGAAGGCCTTACATctaaaaagtaaagtgaaattCCCTCCCAAGAAGACCCAGAGCAGTGGTGTTGTGACCTACCAAGGTGGAGGTGAAGAAATGGCTACTCCGGATGAAGTTGATGAAGCAGATCTACAAGGATTTTGGGATATCCTGCCACAAAGTAAGGAACGAGTGAATGAGATGAAGAAGGAGGGTACCCCAGAGGTCCAAAGAAAGATACGtgacaaagaaaaaagtgaaaagagtgtAGAAGGGGCAGCGAACAGTAGTGTTATGAAATCCTTGGGCCTCAGCAAAATACCAATCAGTGGTAACAGCCGCTTTAGTAAAACACACAAAGATGGGGAGcgaaacaaagagagagacatGCAGGAGAGCGTCCCGAATAGTGATGAAGGCTACTGGGACTCCACGACTCctggaccagaagatgaaagtGGCAGCAGTAGATTTGTACCTAAGGATAGCCTGCCAAGAGACAGCTACAGTGGGGATGCTTTGTTTGATCTCTATGGTGATCCAGATGAAAGTCTTCCCGGAGTTGTTTCTGATGAGGACGTGACAAGCACGTCTATGTCAGGGCCTAAGCTAACGCCATCTTCTGAAAGTACATTCCGCTCCCTAAAGGGAAGCACAAGTCTACCCAGAGACTCAAAGATTCCTGTGAGCGTCAAGCAAATACCTTCTCATTCTGCAAGTCAGGGAGCTCTAGCCCCTAACGTCACTTCGACAGGGCATCACCAAGCAGCAAAAAGCGACCAACCAAGGACAAAGATCCCTGTGGCCAGGGTTTTAGTGAAGAGGACCAGCAATAAGCCTTCAGCAAGTTTAATAGCAAAGCACGCGGCCTACCATGACCACTTTAAAAAGTGA